A region from the Triticum aestivum cultivar Chinese Spring chromosome 3D, IWGSC CS RefSeq v2.1, whole genome shotgun sequence genome encodes:
- the LOC123073778 gene encoding zinc finger protein STAMENLESS 1, whose protein sequence is MRQQGSPLDLNNLPEEYGKQAVESSTTTAASSAAAPADATRTKKKSIGGKDEAGKVYQCRFCSLKFGKSQALGGHMNRHRQERETETLNRARQLVFGNDTLSAVGAQLSFRDVNMGGSAPSVMLGGGFRGGLTGSGGGVVGDPSHHPFRPVHPRVSPQTPPSYHYLYSTTPSALNPMSYPATYPAPPRQQPPSVGDYVIGHAVSPGDAMIQQQQRRAAGFSSCFGAPLAAPPSTAPANLQEDHNYSFGCGGHTRNVNASS, encoded by the exons AT GAGGCAACAAGGGAGCCCCTTGGACTTGAACAATCTGCCGGAGGAGTACGGCAAGCAAGCCGTGGAGAGCTCAACGACCACTGCCGCatccagcgccgccgcccccgccgacgcAACCA GGACAAAGAAGAAGAGCATCGGAGGGAAGGATGAGGCCGGCAAGGTGTACCAGTGCAGGTTCTGCTCCCTCAAGTTCGGCAAATCCCAAGCCCTGGGCGGCCACATGAACCGCCATCGCCAAG AGAGGGAGACCGAGACCCTCAACCGCGCCCGGCAGCTCGTCTTCGGCAACGACACCCTCTCCGCCGTCGGCGCACAGTTGAG TTTCAGGGATGTGAACATGGGAGGCAGTGCTCCATCGGTCATGCTGGGAGGAGGATTCAGGGGAGGCCtcaccggcagcggcggcggggtcgtCGGAGACCCGAGCCACCACCCGTTCCGGCCGGTGCACCCGCGGGTGTCGCCGCAGACGCCGCCGTCGTACCATTACCTCTACAGCACGACGCCGTCCGCGTTGAACCCCATGAGCTACCCGGCGACGTACCCTGCCCCTCCCCGCCAGCAGCCGCCCTCCGTCGGCGACTACGTCATCGGCCACGCCGTTTCCCCCGGCGACGCAATgatacagcagcagcagcgccgcgCTGCCGGCTTCTCCTCCTGCTTCGGCGCTCCACTCGCCGCGCCACCGTCGACGGCGCCGGCGAACCTGCAGGAAGACCACAACTACAGCTTCGGGTGCGGCGGCCACACCAGAAATGTCAATGCCTCCTCCTGA